One Bythopirellula goksoeyrii genomic window, CGACCCTTGCCCAGGCCTATGGCCGCGATCGATTCGGCCTCTCCTTCGAGCTTTTTCCTCCAAAGACCGACGCTGGCGTCGAGAATCTGTGGTTCCATGTTGATCGGTTGGTGCAATACAAGCCCAGCTACATCACCTGCACCTACGGGGCGGGAGGTTCCACACAAGATCGCACCCTGGAAGTGGTAGCCCACGTGCGTAGCAAATTCGAATTACCCGTCGCTACCCATCTTACTTGCGTCGGAAACACCGCCGATCAGTTGCGGGCCTACCTCCATCGCGCCCTTGACTTGGAAATTGACAACGTAGTCGCTCTCCGTGGCGATCCTCCCAAAGGAGAAACATCCTTCCGTAGCGTCGAGGGGGGATTTTCTCACGCTAATGAGTTAGTCAAATTCATCCGCGACGAATTCCATCACATGGGCATTGCCGTCGCTGGCTACCCCGAGACCCATCAGGAGGCCGTCAGCGCCGAGGCCGACCTCACCAACCTTAAACGCAAGGTCGACGCCGGGGCAGACATTGTCATCACGCAATTGTTCTACGATAACGCCGACTTTTTCGCTTTCCGCGACAAGTATCAGGCAGCAGGGCTCGACGTGCCACTCGTACCAGGTCTGTTGCCCGTAACCAACGGAGCACAGATCCAGCGGATCTCGTCCCTCTGCGGGGCGAAACTTCCTCCCGATTTTCTCGCCGCGCTCAGCGAACACGAGGACGGATCAGAGGGTCAGTTCGAGGTAGGTGTCGAATTCGCCACCAAGCAAGCCGCCGAGTTGGTTGCCGCCGGTGTGCCGGGGATTCACTTCTATGTATTGAACAAGTCTGAGGCCACCGAGCGCGTACTCCGCGACGTCCAACTCCCCAGGTGATGCGATGAACGATCCGTCACCGCTGCCTCCCAGTTCTGACCTAAGTGGTCGAACGCTCGGTGGCTATGCCGT contains:
- the metF gene encoding methylenetetrahydrofolate reductase [NAD(P)H], translating into MTTLAQAYGRDRFGLSFELFPPKTDAGVENLWFHVDRLVQYKPSYITCTYGAGGSTQDRTLEVVAHVRSKFELPVATHLTCVGNTADQLRAYLHRALDLEIDNVVALRGDPPKGETSFRSVEGGFSHANELVKFIRDEFHHMGIAVAGYPETHQEAVSAEADLTNLKRKVDAGADIVITQLFYDNADFFAFRDKYQAAGLDVPLVPGLLPVTNGAQIQRISSLCGAKLPPDFLAALSEHEDGSEGQFEVGVEFATKQAAELVAAGVPGIHFYVLNKSEATERVLRDVQLPR